Below is a genomic region from Methanobacterium sp..
TGCCCTCGCCCTTGGAGAAATCAAAGATGAAAAAGCCATAAATCCCCTTATAAAAACTCTTAATGATGAAAATAAATGGGTTAGGCGTCAGGTATCAGGTTCACTAGGAAATATGGGAGATGCAGCCGTGGACCCCCTCGTTGATGCTTTAAATCACCCTAACTGGCGTGTTAGGGGAGGAGCAGCATGGGCTCTTGGAAAAATTGGAAATAAAAAAGCTGTTGAACCCCTTATACAAGCATTAGATGATGAAAGTGGTTTTGTTAGAAGCGGGACAGCATGGGCCCTCGGACAATTAGGAGATAAACAAGCCATTGAGCCCCTAAATAAAATTACAGATGATAAAAGTACTTTTGTTCGTAAAGTAGCAAAAGTGTCCTTAAAAAGACTGGAATAAAAAATATACCATCTTTTATTATCACTTTTTAAATCAAATAAGTCTAATTAAACAATTGGTTTATATTTACTTGATTTAAATAAAAAATCGTCCATCAAATTTGAGATACAACTACAATATTCATCAATTTATAAAAAATAATAATTACTTTTAATAATCATCGTTACATATAGTATTCAAGCATAAAGTTGGACTTTGAAGTATTGTTTAATTACTTTTTTTAATCTAATAATTTGAAGGTGTTATATTGAAAGTTAGTATAATCGGCGCAACAGGAAGAGTAGGCAGGGCTGCAGCATTCTGTCTGGCTGAGGAAAACTCAGTTAATAAATTAGTGCTTATAGCTAGAGAAGAAAGCGTTGATAAAATAAAAGGAGAATCATTAGATATTTATGATGCGCTTGCTGCAAAGGGAGTATATGTTTCTATAAAAACTTCTTCTGATCTTAACAGTATTGAAGGTTCAGATGTAGTTGTTTTAACTGCAGGGGCTTCAAGAAGGCCAGGAATGGAAAGAGCAGATTTAGGCTCTCTTAATGCAGAAATAGTTGCAGATTATGCAAGAAAAATTGCAGAAATTGCTCCAGATTCAATAATACTTGTCATAACTAATCCAGTAGATGTTATGACTTATGTAGCTTTAAAAGCATCAGGATTTAGTAAAAATAAAGTCTTTGGCCTTGGAAATCACCTGGATTCCTTGAGATTTAAAAACTATATGGCAAAACACTTCCACGTGCATGTAAGTGAAATACATACCAGGATAATCGGCCAGCACGGCCCGCATATGGTCCCTCTTATAAGTTCAACATCCATTGGGGGTATTCCAATTGAATATTATTCTGCGTGGGATTACTTCACAGGTTACAAACCATTTGATATTAAAAAAACAATTGAAACTGTAAAAAATGCAGGCAATAATATAATCAGTAAAAAGGGTGCAACAGAATACGGGCCTGCATTTGCTATTTCCAACATCGTAACCACAATTTTAAACGACGAAAGGAAAATATTAACAGTCAGCGCATATCTCGAAGGAGAAATAGAGGGAATAGATGATGTTTGCCTTGGAGTACCAGTTAAACTTGGAATAGATGGTATAGAAGGTATATTGCCAATAAAGATGAGTGAAGAAGAACGAGATAGTTTTATAGAAGCTGCAGAAATGGTTAAAAAAGATACAAAAAAGATTATGGAAAATTTAAATTTAAATTCAGAATATCCATAATACTACTCTTTTTTGTTTATATACTAATTTAAATAATCTTTTTTTAGTATTCAAATGCATTTAATCCACAAAATTAAATCTAATTTTATATAAAAATAAAAAGATAGTGGAGCTATTTGGTATCATTTCCAGTTATAGGTTTTGTAGGTTTAGTATGATTAGTATTTGAGCTATTACTTGAACCAGACTTATTTGTAGTATTTGTAGTTACATGTTTTGTACTACTTAAGTTAGTGGATTTACTTTTTGAATAAGACGAATCAGAACCACTAGAATAGTCTGAGCCATTTGTTGAATTATTTGACAATGTAATATTAGGAATTATCTGTGTATTTTGAGATGCGAAAATGTATCCCACAACACCCAGTAAGATGAATATTATCAATACCAACCCAATGGTTAATTTTTGCATTATGGTTTCTCCTTGAATTAATTTTAAAACTTTAGTTCTTGATGCAAATCCATCAATAATTTGTAGATTTTTTTAGGGATTCATCTACTATGATTTGCAATAATGATTATGAGATATATTTGAAATATTAATCTGTTATATATTAATTTATTGGAATATGATAGAATGCCATTTCTATTTTTTAGCATATTCATATCACAAAACTTTATATAAGTGTTCAATTATACCATTCATCACTACCTAAATTTTGAACATTGTATAAAAAAAATAAGAATATGAACCATCTTTTCAGAAATATGTCATTTTCGGAAAATAGTTTCCGGTAAATTTATATAATATTATTTTAAAATAGTATCAGCTTATAGTAACTACAAAGAGTCTAACAAACAGAGGAAACAAATATGACTACAATTGGTATTTTAAATTTACAAGGAGATGTTTCTGAACATTTTGAAGCCATGAAAAAAACTGCATGCGACATAGGCAAAAATGTAAATGTTTTTAAGGTAAAAACCAGTGCGGAAGTTTCAAAGTGTGATGGTATAATAATCTCAGGTGGAGAAAGCACTGTTATCGGGAACTTAATGGAAGAAACAGGTATTAAAAAAGTAATAGTAGATCAAAATATACCTGTAATGGGAACATGTGCCGGGATGGTTCTCCTTGCAAAAAAAACCGATTATGAGCAACCTTTGCTTGGATTAATTGACATGGAAGTTAAAAGAAATGCATTTGGACGGCAGAAAGTTTCATTTGAAGATGATATTGAAATTTTTGGTAAAAAATTCAAAGGCATTTTTATAAGAGCTCCCTACATTGAAAAAGTAGGGGAAAATGTAGATATACTCTCAAAGTATAATGAAAGAATTGTTGCAGTAAAAAGTGGAAAACATATTGCCACAGCATTCCATCCAGAGCTTACAGGCGATACACGAATCCACGAGTACTTCATAAAGGAGGTATTAAATTGTGCGGAATAGCCGGAGTCGTATTTAAAGACAAAAAACTTCACCCCGTAGGAGAAATCATGACCAGAATGCTTGATGCCCTACAACACAGAGGCCCAGATTCTGCAGGTTTTTCCATATATGGAGGCCTTGGTCTAGCAGAAAACGAATATCTGCTAAATATTGAGGTAAAAGAAAAACCGGGTCTTTTAGATCAAGTTAAAGAAGCAGTAAACACAGTTACACAGATCGAAACAGAAGAAATAATTCCATCCGTGGAAAACTACAACATTTACAGATGTAAAATAGCCCTTAATTCATTTGAGGAACTTAAACCACTCATCATGGACGTGGATAAGTTAGAAGATGTAATTGTACTTAATGGAAGTCATTCATTTGAAATGATAAAGGATGTAGGATCTGTAAAAGAAATTGCAGATAGATATGATACTTATTCAAAAATGGGAACCCATGCAATAGGTCATACAAGGTTTTCCACCGAAAGTATAGTTGACCGTTACCATGCACACCCATTCCAGAGTTATATTACAGCAGATATAACTGTGGTTCACAATGGTCAAATTACTAATTACTGGAAAATAAGGGATCCTTTAGAAAGGAAAGGACATATATTCGAGACAAATAACGATACAGAATGTATTGTGCATTACATAGCTGATAAATTACACGAAGGCTACAAACTTGAGGAAGCCTTAGAACAATCAGTGAAAGATATGGATGGCCCATTCTCATACATCGTTGGAACACCAAATGGTGTTGGAATAGCCAAAGATCAATTAGGACTCAGACCTGGTGTTCTTGCTGAAAATGATGAAGTGTTCGCCATAGCCTCTGAAGAGGTTTCTCTTCGTGCAGTAATGGATACACACGATATAGACCAAATATCACCAGGGGAAACAAGGGCATATACAATTTAACAGGTTTAGGTGATTTCATGAGTGAAATAGTAATTGATGCTAATTCAAAAGAACCAAGGGAAATAAATCGTGCCATTAAAAAAGCTGCCAAAGAACACGATAAAATCATTATAAAAAATCCAAATGCTATGCATTATATGCTTGCAGGGCTTACAGATCCAGTGGAAGTTGTAATTGAAGGTTCCGCAGGTTACTTTGCAGGTACCATGATAGATGGAGCTAAAGTACACATAACTGAAAATGCAGGATGGTTCCCAGCAGATAATATGACTGGTGGAGAAGTCATAATAGATGGGGCAGCTGGAGACGGCGTTGGACAGGGCATATACGACGGTACTGTTGTTGTACGAAGGAATGTAGGTTCCAGAACTGGAGAAATAATGAAGAATGGTACCATAATAGTTGGTGGAAATTCTGGATTTATGAGCGGGCTTTTCATGATGGGAGGACGTATAATCGTGCTTGGAAATATTTCAGATGACGCGGGTGAATCCATAATAAGAGGAACCATATACGTTCTTGGAGATATAAAAAGCCTTGGTAAAAATGCCAAAATTGAAGAAATTGACGATGAAGATAAAAAAGAACTTA
It encodes:
- a CDS encoding HEAT repeat domain-containing protein encodes the protein MEKEENIKRLIQNFKDNDDHVRRQTSELLEEIGEPAVDELIQALEDEDRNVRRGAALALGEIKDEKAINPLIKTLNDENKWVRRQVSGSLGNMGDAAVDPLVDALNHPNWRVRGGAAWALGKIGNKKAVEPLIQALDDESGFVRSGTAWALGQLGDKQAIEPLNKITDDKSTFVRKVAKVSLKRLE
- a CDS encoding malate dehydrogenase, with the protein product MKVSIIGATGRVGRAAAFCLAEENSVNKLVLIAREESVDKIKGESLDIYDALAAKGVYVSIKTSSDLNSIEGSDVVVLTAGASRRPGMERADLGSLNAEIVADYARKIAEIAPDSIILVITNPVDVMTYVALKASGFSKNKVFGLGNHLDSLRFKNYMAKHFHVHVSEIHTRIIGQHGPHMVPLISSTSIGGIPIEYYSAWDYFTGYKPFDIKKTIETVKNAGNNIISKKGATEYGPAFAISNIVTTILNDERKILTVSAYLEGEIEGIDDVCLGVPVKLGIDGIEGILPIKMSEEERDSFIEAAEMVKKDTKKIMENLNLNSEYP
- the pdxT gene encoding pyridoxal 5'-phosphate synthase glutaminase subunit PdxT — its product is MTTIGILNLQGDVSEHFEAMKKTACDIGKNVNVFKVKTSAEVSKCDGIIISGGESTVIGNLMEETGIKKVIVDQNIPVMGTCAGMVLLAKKTDYEQPLLGLIDMEVKRNAFGRQKVSFEDDIEIFGKKFKGIFIRAPYIEKVGENVDILSKYNERIVAVKSGKHIATAFHPELTGDTRIHEYFIKEVLNCAE
- a CDS encoding glutamine amidotransferase, whose translation is MCGIAGVVFKDKKLHPVGEIMTRMLDALQHRGPDSAGFSIYGGLGLAENEYLLNIEVKEKPGLLDQVKEAVNTVTQIETEEIIPSVENYNIYRCKIALNSFEELKPLIMDVDKLEDVIVLNGSHSFEMIKDVGSVKEIADRYDTYSKMGTHAIGHTRFSTESIVDRYHAHPFQSYITADITVVHNGQITNYWKIRDPLERKGHIFETNNDTECIVHYIADKLHEGYKLEEALEQSVKDMDGPFSYIVGTPNGVGIAKDQLGLRPGVLAENDEVFAIASEEVSLRAVMDTHDIDQISPGETRAYTI
- a CDS encoding GXGXG domain-containing protein: MSEIVIDANSKEPREINRAIKKAAKEHDKIIIKNPNAMHYMLAGLTDPVEVVIEGSAGYFAGTMIDGAKVHITENAGWFPADNMTGGEVIIDGAAGDGVGQGIYDGTVVVRRNVGSRTGEIMKNGTIIVGGNSGFMSGLFMMGGRIIVLGNISDDAGESIIRGTIYVLGDIKSLGKNAKIEEIDDEDKKELKELLPAYGFELEEGKYDEFRKIVPRSKRPFYGKDTEEG